CGTCGACGGCGAAACGACGGCCGCCGGCGAGTTCGATTCGGGAGTGATCGAACAGGGCGAGTACACAGTTTCGGTCGTGAAGCAGGGCTACTTCCAGCAGACGCACGAGATCACTGTCGACGGGGACGTGACCCACGAGTTCGAACTCCGGCGCGGATCGGTCCTGCTTTCGATCCAACTCGCCGACGACTACTACGAGGAGCCCCGACCCATCGAAGGAGCACAGATCGACGTCGAAGACATCGGGACCGTAACGACGTTGAGTGACGGCGAGGCCACAGTCCGCGTTCCCGTCAACGCATGGCTTGCCGTCACTGCCGACAGGGAGGGATACAGTCCCACCTCGCAGTCGGTCCGGATACGCGAAGTAAACCGGAACGTCACGATGATGACAAACCGCGAACCAACGCTCACGGTGGAGCCGAGCAACGAGCGGATCGTCTCCGGCGAGCGTCTGACCGTCACTGTCCTCGACGAGTACGAAGATCCTGCCGAGGGTGCGACGATCCGCGTCGACGGTCAAGACGTCGGCGAAACCGTTGACGACGGCACCGCCACGTTCAGGCTTGAGGGACCGAGCCAGCGCGAGATCGTCGCCGTCCGTGACGGAATCGAGTCCGAACCGGTGACGGTCCGGGTTGTCGCCGATGAAACCCCGACGCCGACGCCTACCGCGACTCCGACGCCCACCGAGACGCCGACGCCCGAACCGACCCCCACCGAAGCCGAAGGCGCCGGGTTCGGTGTCGCCATCGGGATCGCTGCTCTCGTCGCCAGCCTGCTCGTGTTGCGTCGGTTCGACGACTGATTCGGAGCAAGCGAGTTCGGTTGCTGGCTTTTGTGTGGTGATTTTTATCGTCGTCGTAGCCGTCGGTTTGCTCGACACACATATCCCACATTAAATGATTATAAAATCCCTCATTTTACAGATAAGGAACAATAATCCGGGACGGCGAACCGTTATACGGAACCATGCCACAGGGAGGATACGCCGAAAAGCTGGTCGAGGTGAACCTGACCACAGGGGAGATCACGGAACTACCGTTTCCCGACGACGACGTGCTGAAAGAGTACGTCGGCTGTTCCGGGCTGGGTCTCCACCTGTTGTACGATCGGATCGAGCCGGGGATCGATCCGCTGGACCCGGAGAACCCGATGGTGTTGACGACCGGACCGCTCACCGGGCTCCCGATGGTCCCGGCGGCGACGAACGCGACGATCACGACGCTGAACGGCGACACCGGATTCACGGCGGGGCGGTCACACTCGCACGGCTGGTTCGGGCCGCGGCTGAAGCGCGCCGGCTACGACGGAATCGTCATAACCGGCAGTGCAGAGGAGTGGACGTCGCTCGTGATCGAAAACGGGGACATCCAGCTCCGGGACGCGAGAGATCTCGTCGGCGCCGACACCCACGAGACCGAAGACCTGCTCAAGGAGGAGTTGGGCTACACCACGGAGCTGCCCGGCGAGATGAGTGTGGCCGCGATCGGGCCAGCAGGCGAGAACCTGTGTGACGGGTCGCTCATCGAGAACGACAAGAACCACTCGTTTTCTCACTCCGGCGTCGGCCAGATCATGGGTTCGAAGAAACTGAAGGCGATCGGAGTGCGGGGGACCGGCGAGGTTCCGATTCACGACGAAGACCGGCTCCGTGAGGTCACAGAGCAGTGGCACGAGAACCTCGAGGAGAGCACGGTCTATCAGGGGCTGGCGGATGCCGGTATTCCCTCCGGCGAATACGAATACCCCAAGGAAACGTCGATGACGGTCGCGAAGAACATGCTCGAGGTGCCGGGTCCCGATCACGAGTGGGGACAAGGGATGTCCGATCACGACATCGATCCGCGCCCGTGTTTCGGCTGTCCGGTCGGCTGTTCGTACGACTTCGAGTACGTCGAGGGTCCCAACGAGGGGTACGTTGCGACGCCCGCCGGGGGCGGCGAGAACCTCGAGGGGTCGGCTTCGATCGTCGGCGTCTACGACACCGACTGGGTCCACTACCTCACGGATCAGTGCGACAGGCTCGGATTCGAGTCCAGCGGCATCGGGGCGTCGATGGCTGTCCTCATCGAGG
The Halalkaliarchaeum desulfuricum DNA segment above includes these coding regions:
- a CDS encoding aldehyde ferredoxin oxidoreductase family protein; this encodes MPQGGYAEKLVEVNLTTGEITELPFPDDDVLKEYVGCSGLGLHLLYDRIEPGIDPLDPENPMVLTTGPLTGLPMVPAATNATITTLNGDTGFTAGRSHSHGWFGPRLKRAGYDGIVITGSAEEWTSLVIENGDIQLRDARDLVGADTHETEDLLKEELGYTTELPGEMSVAAIGPAGENLCDGSLIENDKNHSFSHSGVGQIMGSKKLKAIGVRGTGEVPIHDEDRLREVTEQWHENLEESTVYQGLADAGIPSGEYEYPKETSMTVAKNMLEVPGPDHEWGQGMSDHDIDPRPCFGCPVGCSYDFEYVEGPNEGYVATPAGGGENLEGSASIVGVYDTDWVHYLTDQCDRLGFESSGIGASMAVLIEAYQEGLIDEEDTDGIELEWGDPELVERLLEMAAHREGTLGEVLAEGPGYAADWAGGDAHDRAIHVKDSGMNLHDWRATWGIMLGQIVGPSASWPAPGADAWGIPHDAGYEEFQDPFDWKEKPKDVVNTWPVKYWDDANGTCWFGTWGVPDQVELSAQAVSAATGWEFTREDALEVGERLVHFERGFGARFGHTAEDDLDVPDRIVEEPPEGLGAGKEMKKHLEWMVREVYRLNDWDEKTGKPQRSTLEEVGLEKVADDIWA